A part of Phaenicophaeus curvirostris isolate KB17595 unplaced genomic scaffold, BPBGC_Pcur_1.0 scaffold_510, whole genome shotgun sequence genomic DNA contains:
- the LOC138735168 gene encoding melanocyte protein PMEL-like, producing the protein MGSRGWDDVRVEVRTWGWDGSRGGLTVGRSLPEEVCTVVSDAECQTAQSQSCSAVAPGAGCQLVLRQDFNQSGLYCLNVSLANGNGLAVASTRVTVGGTDPAVGGTTLLVGLVLIAAALGVAAFTYRRVKYHPLLVSPPPAPQPRSWLPPSSTLRVLLRQAFRKPLSSESRPLLPPPNTA; encoded by the exons ATGGGGAGTAGAGGATGGGATGACGTGCGAGTGGAGGTGAGGACGTGGGGCTGGGACGGGAGCCGTGGGGGCCTGACGGTTGGCCGCAGCCTGCCCGAGGAGGTGTGCACGGTGGTGTCGGACGCCGAGTGCCAGACGGCGCAGTCGCAGTCGTGCTCGGCGGTGGCACCGGGCGCCGGCTGCCAGCTCGTCCTGCGCCAGGACTTCAACCAGTCGGGGCTCTACTGCCTCAACGTCTCCTTGGCCAACGGCAACGGGCTGGCCGTGGCCAGCACCCGCGTCACCGTGGGAG GTACCGACCCGGCTGTTGGGGGCACCACGTTGCTCGTGGGGCTGGTGCTCATCGCCGCCGCCCTGGGGGTCGCTGCCTTCACCTacag GCGCGTCAAGTACCACCCGCTGCTGGTGtcgccccccccggccccccagccccgctcctgGCTGCCCCCCAGCTCCACGCTGCGCGTCCTGCTCCGCCAGGCCTTCCGCAAGCCCCTCAGCAGCGAGAGCAGGCCCCTGCT